A portion of the Toxoplasma gondii ME49 chromosome VIIb, whole genome shotgun sequence genome contains these proteins:
- a CDS encoding hypothetical protein (encoded by transcript TGME49_264240) has protein sequence MVVRVSHSGGSKHMDVDAQGLGRGCGFVPGSHVQLHLRHYCCACGNVCALLVSAGHCRLTRTHRPPCCWTCAAGSVCFSFGRHTHLKENSDGKARSSSA, from the exons GCAGTAAGCACATGGACGTGGATGCACAGGGGCTG GGGCGGGGTTGTGGTTTCGTGCCCGGGAGCCACGTGCAGCTCCATCTCCGTCATTATTGCTGTGCGTGCGGAAACGTATGTGCTCTATTGGTGAGCGCCGGGCACTGTAG GTTGACACGAACACATCGGCCTCCGTGTTGCTGGACCTGCGCCGCAGGAtctgtttgtttttccttcggACGTCACACCCATCTAAAAGAGAACTCTGACGGAAAAGCTCGCAGCAGTTCTGCAT